In a genomic window of Streptomyces sp. SJL17-4:
- a CDS encoding tyrosine-type recombinase/integrase: MARQLARGMGSFFKDCGCAKPTRCPHPYMIRFRDALGKQREESGYGTQDDAIERLTQLYAEKKTTAPSVAAARRELGQQTIEEYAKQWRPRQRKMTDYSTGWHVDSSINVHIVPRLGSRKLNSVTPMVVERFLDEMESDGVGRGNQVNIFRVLKTILRDAYAKGAMADDPVKGVQEPEYVREQVAIPSLTYVKRALAVADADLALEIVMMAGCGLRNGEARAVNVNNVVAKDVYRVDEQIHSNTHKPAKLKHRKTGEFREVPLPRSVHEAIERYAEKYGTTGDGYLLRGPSGCYTEPMERRRVKRLFENLPPEQGVGMYGFRHYFASNALGNGIPITDVAEWMGHKSIEETYRTYRHLMPGSITKAARILDAGLWEAA; this comes from the coding sequence ATGGCCCGACAGCTCGCCCGCGGCATGGGGTCCTTCTTCAAGGACTGCGGCTGCGCGAAGCCCACCCGCTGCCCTCACCCGTACATGATCCGTTTCCGGGACGCGCTGGGTAAGCAGCGTGAGGAGTCCGGTTACGGCACGCAGGACGACGCGATCGAACGTCTCACGCAGCTCTACGCGGAGAAGAAGACCACGGCGCCGTCCGTGGCGGCGGCCCGCCGCGAACTGGGTCAGCAGACGATCGAGGAATACGCGAAGCAGTGGCGGCCGCGGCAGCGCAAGATGACCGACTACTCCACTGGCTGGCACGTCGACAGCTCGATCAACGTGCACATCGTCCCGCGCCTGGGATCGCGGAAGCTGAACTCGGTCACGCCGATGGTGGTCGAGCGGTTCCTGGACGAGATGGAGAGCGACGGAGTCGGCCGGGGAAACCAGGTGAACATATTCCGGGTCCTCAAGACCATCCTGCGGGACGCCTACGCCAAGGGGGCCATGGCGGACGACCCGGTGAAGGGGGTGCAGGAGCCGGAATACGTGCGTGAGCAGGTCGCCATTCCCTCGCTCACCTACGTGAAGCGGGCGTTGGCGGTTGCCGATGCGGACCTTGCGCTGGAGATCGTCATGATGGCGGGATGCGGGCTCCGGAATGGCGAGGCGCGGGCGGTGAACGTCAACAACGTCGTGGCCAAGGACGTGTACCGGGTCGACGAGCAGATCCATTCCAATACGCACAAGCCGGCGAAGCTGAAGCACCGGAAGACGGGGGAGTTCCGCGAGGTGCCTCTGCCCCGATCGGTCCATGAGGCGATCGAGCGCTACGCGGAGAAGTACGGCACAACAGGGGACGGGTATCTGCTGCGGGGTCCCAGTGGCTGCTACACGGAGCCGATGGAGCGGCGGCGTGTGAAGCGCCTCTTCGAGAACCTCCCGCCAGAGCAAGGCGTGGGGATGTACGGCTTCCGGCACTACTTCGCCTCGAACGCCCTCGGCAACGGCATCCCCATCACCGACGTGGCGGAGTGGATGGGCCACAAGTCCATCGAGGAGACGTACCGCACCTACCGTCACCTGATGCCGGGCAGCATCACCAAGGCCGCCCGGATCCTCGACGCCGGGCTCTGGGAGGCGGCCTGA
- a CDS encoding helix-turn-helix domain-containing protein translates to MEPQSHSDETRTDINSSDRRRSVEPVLMDTSEVATMLNMSTSRVYKEASKLGSKGYKLGRGRNAKVLYKKAEIFKWLEQQKIH, encoded by the coding sequence GTGGAACCGCAGTCGCACTCCGACGAGACCCGCACCGACATCAACTCGTCGGACAGGCGCCGCAGCGTCGAGCCCGTCCTTATGGACACTTCCGAGGTCGCCACGATGCTCAACATGTCCACGAGCCGGGTCTATAAGGAGGCATCGAAACTGGGCTCGAAGGGCTACAAGCTCGGCCGAGGCAGGAACGCCAAGGTGCTGTACAAGAAGGCCGAGATCTTCAAGTGGCTGGAGCAGCAGAAAATCCATTAG